The following are encoded in a window of Nibricoccus aquaticus genomic DNA:
- a CDS encoding beta strand repeat-containing protein, producing the protein MNTPRHTRNQPTRSFTRTGRFVPGAVLRLFATLIVALAFTSSTTPLHAADSTWKTNGTGNWSSNSNWTSSNPNATTDTATFGGIITANRTVTLDAPRSIGALFFDSPYTYTISGTANALTLNNSTGLTLNGSGGALINVGTLTLASSQTWTGSGTGNATVQNTIAGSGSSLTKSGAFTLTLNGANTFSGGLTLNSGLTQFGNNTAAGSGTLTLAGGSIAATGASRTLANTVNVTADTTVTGSQALTLSGPMTLSGGSRIFTIDNTATTTFSGSIGQQYNAGFTKAGSGNLILSGSNSFTGAVAVNAGTLTLRHQYALGDTGTWGNTIASGATLALENNIIVKEGGFTFSGTGDGGVGALRNVSGNNTLSGSINLGSATTFVSETGGTLTLSGGYLDASQALTLTGPGNTIIESSLQGSASVLKTGSGTLTYSGTNANSFSGATTVNTGTLVLNKTAGTDAIAANLTINNGGTVRLDASNQIKDSGTTVTVNQGGTLNLNNNSDAIAALTLTGGTVATGTGTLALANTGNGALTTNASATSATISGNLRLDAYSHTFAIADGAATHDLALLATLSGSGNLIKTGAGTLAFGGVSSSYTGSIFLNEGAISFLADNIFTSSTNLTMAGGTLFLNDTSQIFNALSITGNSVLDFGGSSLLNINSLSIADGSTLTITNWTQSIDYFYSQFAPGAADLSRIIFSNASSPGAAWQSYDKQITPVPEPATYGALLTAAGLGLYLWRRKRH; encoded by the coding sequence ATGAACACACCACGCCACACCCGAAACCAGCCCACGCGCTCATTCACGCGCACCGGGCGTTTCGTGCCCGGCGCCGTCCTCCGCCTGTTCGCCACGCTTATCGTCGCGCTCGCCTTCACTTCATCCACCACCCCACTCCACGCCGCCGACTCCACCTGGAAAACCAACGGCACCGGCAACTGGTCCTCGAACTCCAACTGGACCTCCTCCAATCCCAATGCCACCACCGATACCGCCACTTTCGGCGGCATCATCACCGCCAACCGCACCGTCACTCTCGACGCCCCGCGGAGCATCGGTGCTCTCTTTTTCGACTCTCCCTACACGTACACGATCAGCGGCACTGCCAACGCGCTCACGCTCAACAATTCCACCGGCCTCACTCTCAACGGCTCCGGCGGCGCGCTGATCAACGTCGGCACGCTCACCCTCGCCTCGTCGCAAACCTGGACCGGCTCCGGCACCGGCAACGCCACCGTCCAGAACACCATCGCCGGCTCCGGGTCGTCCCTCACCAAATCCGGCGCGTTCACCCTCACGCTCAACGGCGCCAACACCTTCTCCGGCGGCCTCACGCTCAACTCCGGCCTCACCCAGTTCGGCAACAACACCGCCGCCGGCTCCGGCACCCTCACCCTCGCAGGCGGCTCCATCGCCGCCACCGGCGCCAGTCGCACCTTGGCGAATACCGTCAACGTCACCGCCGACACCACCGTCACCGGCTCCCAGGCGCTCACCCTCTCCGGCCCGATGACGCTCTCCGGCGGTTCGAGGATCTTCACCATCGACAACACCGCCACCACCACCTTCTCCGGCTCCATTGGCCAGCAGTACAACGCCGGCTTCACCAAAGCAGGCTCTGGCAACCTCATCCTCTCCGGCTCCAATTCCTTCACCGGCGCCGTCGCCGTCAACGCCGGCACCCTCACCCTCCGCCACCAGTACGCCCTCGGCGACACCGGCACCTGGGGCAACACCATCGCCAGCGGCGCGACCCTCGCTCTCGAAAACAACATCATCGTCAAAGAAGGCGGCTTCACCTTCAGCGGCACCGGCGACGGCGGCGTCGGCGCCCTCCGCAACGTCTCCGGCAACAACACCCTCTCCGGCTCCATCAATCTCGGCTCCGCCACCACCTTCGTCTCCGAAACCGGCGGCACGCTCACACTCTCCGGCGGCTACCTCGACGCCTCTCAGGCGCTCACGCTCACCGGCCCGGGTAACACCATCATCGAAAGCTCTCTCCAAGGCTCAGCCTCGGTCCTCAAAACCGGCTCCGGCACGCTCACGTATTCAGGAACCAACGCCAACTCGTTCTCCGGCGCCACCACCGTCAACACCGGCACCCTCGTCCTCAACAAGACCGCCGGGACCGACGCCATCGCCGCCAACCTCACCATCAACAACGGCGGCACCGTCCGTCTCGACGCCTCCAACCAGATCAAGGACTCCGGCACCACCGTCACCGTGAATCAGGGCGGCACCCTCAACCTCAACAACAACTCCGACGCCATCGCCGCGCTCACACTCACCGGCGGCACCGTCGCCACCGGCACCGGCACCCTCGCCCTCGCCAACACCGGCAATGGCGCCCTCACCACCAACGCCTCCGCCACCTCGGCTACGATCTCCGGCAACCTCCGGCTCGACGCCTACAGCCACACCTTCGCCATCGCCGACGGCGCCGCCACCCACGACCTCGCCCTGCTCGCGACTCTCTCCGGCTCGGGCAACCTCATCAAAACCGGCGCGGGCACCCTCGCCTTCGGCGGCGTCAGCTCCAGCTACACCGGCTCAATCTTCCTCAACGAGGGCGCGATCAGCTTCCTCGCCGACAACATCTTTACCTCCTCCACCAATCTCACGATGGCCGGCGGCACGCTCTTCCTGAACGACACCTCTCAGATCTTCAACGCTCTCTCCATCACGGGAAACTCAGTCCTCGATTTTGGCGGCTCGTCTCTGCTGAACATCAACTCCCTCTCCATAGCCGACGGCTCCACGCTCACCATTACCAACTGGACCCAGAGCATCGACTACTTCTACTCCCAGTTCGCCCCCGGCGCCGCCGACCTCTCCCGTATCATCTTCTCCAATGCGTCATCACCCGGTGCCGCCTGGCAGAGCTACGACAAACAAATCACCCCTGTTCCCGAGCCCGCCACCTACGGCGCGCTCCTCACCGCCGCCGGCCTCGGCCTCTACCTCTGGCGCCGCAAACGCCACTAA
- a CDS encoding DUF1501 domain-containing protein — protein sequence MNNSPHFLPTTRREFLRFSGSGIGLLAFSNFAPSFLVQSTLAATPRPEKDRSILVLVQLAGGNDGLNTVIPFEDANYYRLRPTIGIAKDQALRLSDTLGLHPACTAMHELFKGGKLGVIQNVGYPNPNRSHFRSTEIWESGSDSNQILSSGWIGRFLDNTCSGTPVADNDPTAIHLSGEVPQTFLADQAHQTFGLNPNTIGRRENKQNMEFLERLVHQPSADHDEHGNNSFLKQTMMDALVTEKRVQKVLGGYQPASTYPGNPFAQSLKSVAALIAAGLSTRVYFVSLGGFDTHANQANLHQNLMKTLSDGLAAFQKDLEAHKLDDQVTTMTFSEFGRRPMENESKGTDHGTAAPLFVMGSKIKGGLHGTAPDLNLARNQDLTYTTDFRQVYATMLDRWFSCPTDQILGKSYQPLGFI from the coding sequence ATGAATAACTCACCGCACTTCCTCCCCACCACCCGTCGCGAGTTTCTCCGTTTCTCCGGCAGCGGCATCGGCCTTCTCGCCTTCAGCAATTTCGCCCCGTCTTTCCTCGTCCAGTCCACACTCGCCGCCACACCGCGCCCCGAGAAAGACCGTAGCATCCTCGTCCTCGTCCAGCTCGCCGGCGGCAACGACGGCCTCAACACCGTCATCCCCTTCGAGGACGCCAACTACTACCGCCTCCGCCCCACCATCGGCATCGCCAAGGATCAAGCCCTCCGCCTCTCCGACACTCTCGGCCTCCATCCTGCCTGCACCGCGATGCACGAACTTTTCAAGGGCGGTAAACTCGGCGTCATCCAAAACGTCGGCTACCCCAATCCCAACCGCTCCCACTTCCGCTCCACCGAGATCTGGGAATCCGGCAGCGACTCCAACCAGATCCTCTCCTCCGGCTGGATCGGCCGCTTCCTCGACAACACTTGCTCCGGCACGCCCGTCGCCGACAACGATCCGACCGCCATCCATCTCAGTGGCGAAGTCCCGCAAACCTTCCTCGCCGACCAGGCTCACCAAACCTTCGGCCTCAATCCCAACACCATCGGCCGCCGCGAAAACAAACAGAACATGGAGTTCCTGGAGCGCCTCGTGCACCAGCCTTCCGCCGATCACGACGAACACGGCAACAACTCATTCCTCAAGCAGACGATGATGGACGCCCTCGTCACCGAGAAGCGCGTCCAAAAAGTCCTCGGCGGCTACCAGCCCGCCTCCACGTATCCGGGCAATCCCTTCGCCCAGTCTCTCAAGAGCGTCGCCGCCCTCATCGCCGCCGGCCTCTCCACCCGCGTGTACTTCGTTTCCCTCGGCGGCTTCGACACTCACGCCAACCAGGCCAACCTCCACCAGAACCTCATGAAGACGCTTTCCGACGGCCTCGCCGCCTTCCAGAAAGACCTCGAAGCCCACAAGCTCGACGATCAGGTCACCACGATGACGTTCTCCGAATTCGGCCGCCGCCCCATGGAAAACGAAAGCAAAGGCACCGACCACGGCACCGCCGCTCCGCTCTTTGTCATGGGCTCTAAAATCAAAGGCGGCCTCCACGGCACCGCGCCCGACCTCAACCTCGCGCGCAACCAAGACCTCACCTACACCACCGATTTTCGTCAGGTCTACGCCACGATGCTCGACCGCTGGTTCTCCTGCCCGACCGATCAGATCCTCGGCAAATCCTACCAGCCCCTCGGCTTCATCTAA
- a CDS encoding DUF1800 domain-containing protein — protein sequence METPASAKTTSASNAAVAPASTQPAPPTLSPADAWTQLPASAFDAAAARHLLRRVTWSAQPDEVARAVADGLPTTLARLFPAEPVALAKPKLVERLEEDTPDFAKRLRDADPLQKRVLQKEARDRSQQAYQDMSIKWLQFSSAPAHAAQEKWTLFLSDIYVISFEKIKNAGHVFDHQAAIRRHAFGPAPALTKAISRTPAMIRYLDLQDSKRDAPNENFARELFELFVLGEGNYTEKDIKEAARAFTGYRQRLGEFSFVQRQHDPRPKTVFGKTAAFTGDDIIDLAYKQPAAGTWLPHELVRFYLTDDPLPPEYLPALGQWWSAQAFDLRALAHRFFGSQLFFSPSYRGNYIKSPVQFYLALTQDLQLDVAPLARQVLGSLRQMGQTLYNPPNVRGWVGGRQWINSATFGARRQLVQTLFNPINEANLNADEQVEIVAARADGKDRFVVDSEHLKAFAGLTAEQAASRFLDTFLPGTSAPAYRDEVTAFLKDGGSKQLTQRVRNAAIALLQSPEYQLC from the coding sequence ATGGAAACGCCCGCCTCCGCGAAGACCACTTCCGCTTCCAACGCCGCAGTTGCCCCAGCCTCGACGCAACCTGCCCCGCCCACGCTTTCCCCCGCCGACGCCTGGACTCAACTCCCCGCTTCCGCCTTCGACGCCGCAGCCGCCCGGCACCTCCTCCGCCGCGTCACCTGGTCCGCCCAGCCCGACGAAGTCGCCCGCGCCGTCGCCGACGGCCTCCCCACCACCCTCGCCCGCCTCTTCCCCGCCGAGCCCGTCGCTCTCGCGAAACCCAAACTCGTTGAGCGCCTCGAAGAAGACACCCCCGACTTCGCCAAACGCCTCCGCGACGCCGACCCACTCCAGAAACGTGTCCTGCAAAAAGAAGCCCGCGACCGCTCCCAGCAGGCCTACCAGGATATGAGCATCAAGTGGCTCCAATTTTCCTCCGCGCCCGCCCACGCCGCGCAGGAAAAGTGGACCCTCTTCCTGAGCGACATCTACGTCATCAGTTTCGAGAAAATCAAAAACGCCGGCCACGTCTTCGACCACCAGGCCGCCATCCGCCGCCACGCCTTCGGCCCCGCCCCCGCTCTCACCAAAGCCATCTCGCGCACGCCCGCGATGATCCGCTACCTCGATCTGCAAGACAGCAAACGCGACGCTCCCAACGAAAATTTCGCCCGCGAACTCTTCGAGCTCTTCGTCCTCGGCGAGGGCAACTACACCGAGAAAGACATCAAGGAAGCCGCCCGCGCGTTCACCGGCTACCGCCAGCGACTCGGCGAGTTCTCGTTCGTTCAACGTCAGCACGACCCCCGCCCCAAAACCGTCTTCGGCAAAACCGCCGCCTTCACCGGCGACGACATCATCGACCTCGCCTACAAACAACCCGCCGCCGGCACCTGGCTCCCGCACGAGCTCGTCCGCTTCTACCTCACCGACGACCCGCTCCCGCCGGAATACCTCCCCGCCCTCGGCCAGTGGTGGAGCGCCCAAGCCTTCGATCTCCGAGCTCTCGCCCACCGTTTCTTCGGGAGCCAGCTCTTCTTCTCTCCGTCTTATCGCGGCAACTACATCAAGAGCCCCGTACAGTTCTACCTAGCCCTCACTCAAGACCTCCAGCTCGACGTCGCCCCGCTCGCCCGCCAGGTCCTCGGCTCCCTCCGCCAGATGGGCCAGACTCTCTACAACCCGCCCAACGTCCGCGGCTGGGTCGGCGGACGCCAATGGATTAACTCCGCCACCTTCGGCGCCCGGCGCCAGCTCGTGCAGACCCTCTTCAACCCCATCAATGAGGCCAACCTCAACGCCGACGAACAAGTCGAGATCGTCGCCGCCCGTGCCGACGGCAAAGACCGTTTCGTCGTCGATAGCGAACACCTCAAAGCCTTCGCCGGCCTCACCGCCGAGCAAGCCGCCTCCCGCTTCCTCGACACGTTCCTCCCCGGCACCTCCGCTCCCGCCTACCGCGACGAAGTCACCGCTTTCCTGAAAGACGGCGGCTCCAAACAACTCACCCAACGCGTCCGCAACGCCGCCATCGCCCTCCTCCAATCCCCCGAGTACCAGCTCTGCTAA
- a CDS encoding RNA polymerase sigma factor — translation MSPPDPQLLRAARAHDFAAWDRLLKAHQLPLYTYIAELIRDDTAALDLVQETFASAVRHLATLRDDARFTSWLFGIAHQKCAQHFRRARRTDARFVDTSSLTPVSDDTSGSPASTDPLANIADPTVDDPLAQLLRREDASALFALVEQLPLPQRSVILLHILEDFPLEEIARITAAPLGTVKSRLHHAKRALRQLLTVPPPPTTPSPAAAPSANTTAS, via the coding sequence GTGTCGCCCCCCGATCCCCAGCTCCTCCGCGCCGCCCGCGCTCACGACTTCGCCGCCTGGGATCGCCTCCTCAAAGCTCACCAGCTCCCGCTCTACACCTACATCGCCGAACTCATCCGCGACGACACCGCCGCCCTCGACCTCGTCCAGGAAACCTTCGCCTCCGCCGTCCGCCACCTTGCCACACTGCGCGACGACGCCCGCTTCACCTCCTGGCTCTTCGGCATCGCGCATCAAAAATGCGCCCAACACTTCCGCCGCGCCCGCCGCACCGACGCCCGCTTCGTTGACACATCTTCTCTTACGCCCGTCTCCGACGACACCTCCGGCTCCCCAGCCTCCACCGACCCGCTCGCCAACATCGCCGACCCCACCGTCGACGATCCCCTCGCACAACTCCTCCGCCGTGAAGACGCGTCCGCCCTCTTCGCCCTTGTCGAACAACTCCCGCTCCCCCAGCGCTCCGTCATCCTCCTTCACATCCTGGAAGATTTCCCACTCGAAGAAATCGCCCGCATCACCGCCGCCCCGCTCGGCACTGTGAAGTCCCGCCTCCACCACGCCAAACGCGCCCTCCGCCAGCTCCTCACCGTGCCCCCGCCCCCGACCACGCCATCACCCGCCGCTGCGCCCTCCGCAAACACCACCGCGTCATGA
- the alr gene encoding alanine racemase, with protein sequence MQNLSRLPLRCWAEIDLAVLERNLHLIRASLPPHMRYVAVVKADAYGHGLPQTAARLMHAGADLFAVANLAEAAALREIGPGWPILLLSPLLPDEDRYVAEYDLTATVSTSDEVRRLDTVGRTAGRPIQVHLKIDTGMGRLGVWHEETEKLYAEILAAPFVKLAGVFTHFSSPDDDPAFTAEQRRRFLSALARCPGLELSQLFVHADNSAGLETLEAAGPFNAVRIGLLQFGILPRRESLLTQVRAEPVFSFKTRVGIVKKLPAGTAISYGRTHTLKRETTIAVLTAGYGDGIPRAASNRAQILVGGSRCPVLGRVTMDQTIVDVTDIPGVASGDEAVIVGRQGDGEISLAEFSHSSDTIPWETLCSVTKRVPRLYKTQLGL encoded by the coding sequence GTGCAAAACCTCTCCCGCCTCCCGCTCCGTTGCTGGGCCGAAATCGACCTCGCCGTCCTCGAGCGTAACCTGCACCTCATCCGCGCCTCGCTCCCGCCGCACATGCGCTACGTCGCCGTCGTCAAAGCCGACGCCTACGGCCACGGCCTCCCGCAGACCGCCGCCCGCCTCATGCACGCCGGCGCCGATCTCTTCGCCGTCGCCAACCTCGCCGAAGCAGCCGCCCTCCGCGAAATCGGCCCCGGCTGGCCCATCCTTCTCCTCAGCCCTCTCCTCCCCGACGAAGATCGCTACGTCGCCGAATACGACCTCACCGCGACCGTCTCCACCAGCGACGAAGTCCGCCGCCTCGACACCGTCGGCCGCACCGCCGGCCGTCCGATACAGGTCCACTTGAAAATCGATACCGGCATGGGCCGCCTCGGCGTCTGGCACGAGGAAACCGAAAAACTCTACGCCGAGATCCTCGCCGCTCCCTTCGTCAAACTCGCCGGAGTGTTCACGCACTTCTCTTCCCCCGACGACGACCCTGCATTCACCGCCGAGCAACGCCGCCGCTTCCTCTCCGCCCTCGCCCGCTGCCCTGGCCTCGAACTCTCCCAGCTCTTCGTCCACGCCGACAACTCCGCCGGCCTCGAGACCCTCGAAGCCGCCGGCCCCTTCAACGCCGTCCGCATCGGCCTCCTCCAGTTCGGCATCCTCCCGCGCCGGGAATCCCTCCTCACCCAGGTCCGCGCCGAGCCCGTATTCAGTTTCAAGACACGCGTCGGCATCGTCAAAAAACTCCCCGCCGGCACCGCCATCAGCTACGGCCGCACGCACACGTTAAAACGCGAAACCACCATCGCCGTCCTCACCGCCGGCTACGGCGACGGCATCCCCCGCGCCGCCAGCAACCGCGCGCAAATTCTCGTCGGAGGCTCTCGCTGCCCCGTCCTAGGCCGCGTCACCATGGACCAGACTATCGTCGACGTGACTGACATCCCCGGCGTCGCGAGTGGCGACGAAGCCGTCATCGTCGGCCGCCAGGGCGACGGCGAAATCTCCCTCGCCGAATTCAGCCACTCCTCCGACACGATCCCCTGGGAAACCCTCTGCTCCGTGACGAAGCGAGTCCCCCGCCTCTACAAAACCCAGCTCGGCCTCTGA
- a CDS encoding peptidase M22 — MFTLRALLDRHPTILLIDSASSRIQVGLLRLGHDPLWETAAEEAGTALFSLTEKLLARAASPLGPLPLSAIEAFLFCDGPGSVLGIRTAAVALRTWHSLHPRPSYAYTSLALVAHTLALTENLRDFSVISDARRETWHRVTVDSSGALSPLHRTPTAELIGPLMLPECFRHWSTLPQSVRTVPYDLASQLLALAGTPLFIEAPEPDAFLHEEPSYQTWTAKIHRAPAGQA; from the coding sequence ATGTTCACGCTCCGCGCTCTGCTCGACCGACACCCCACGATCCTCCTGATCGACTCCGCTTCGTCGCGCATCCAAGTCGGCCTCCTTCGCCTCGGCCACGATCCACTCTGGGAAACTGCTGCCGAAGAAGCCGGCACTGCGCTTTTCTCCCTCACCGAAAAACTTCTCGCCCGCGCCGCCTCGCCACTCGGCCCGCTCCCGCTCTCCGCGATCGAAGCCTTTCTCTTCTGCGACGGCCCCGGCTCCGTCCTCGGCATCCGCACCGCCGCCGTCGCCCTTCGCACCTGGCATTCGCTGCATCCACGTCCGTCCTACGCTTACACGAGCCTCGCCCTCGTCGCGCACACGCTCGCGCTCACGGAAAACCTCCGCGACTTCTCCGTCATCTCCGACGCCCGCCGCGAAACTTGGCACCGCGTCACCGTCGATTCCTCTGGCGCACTTTCGCCTCTCCACCGCACGCCCACCGCCGAACTCATCGGCCCGCTCATGCTCCCGGAATGTTTCCGCCACTGGTCCACGCTCCCTCAGTCCGTCCGCACCGTGCCCTACGATCTCGCCTCGCAACTCCTCGCGCTCGCCGGCACCCCGCTCTTCATCGAAGCCCCCGAGCCCGACGCCTTCCTCCACGAAGAGCCGTCCTATCAAACTTGGACCGCCAAAATCCACCGCGCGCCAGCCGGCCAGGCTTGA
- a CDS encoding DUF3309 domain-containing protein, with amino-acid sequence MNTLLLIIVLLLLFGGGGFYFGGPAIGGGGLGLVLLIVLIIYLMGGLRGPR; translated from the coding sequence ATGAATACCCTCCTGCTTATCATTGTTCTTCTACTCCTCTTCGGCGGTGGCGGCTTTTACTTCGGTGGCCCAGCCATCGGTGGCGGCGGTCTCGGCTTGGTGCTCCTGATCGTCCTCATCATCTACTTGATGGGCGGCCTCCGCGGCCCTCGTTAA
- a CDS encoding DUF72 domain-containing protein: MAIHIGCGSWRDDEYVGVLYPKKLPEKRRLAFYTKWFDRVELNATYHALPKREHVQAWEAQTPAGFFFDVKLPRGFSDDPSAAAQSGLCERMHEMIGPFVEAKKFGVFLLTLSPSFTTKKHSLEELDEVVEKLRPHRIAVEFRNREWVDGKRLAEALEYFRSRQLVWVALDLPRIDSPKLLPAIDEVTHPDVAYMRLHGRNPDYLLGENAKDKHRYAYTERDLKEIAARIQKLATKAKDVHVSVNNHAEDFAPKAAIALRRILGQPVLPGIPEIPDGGDQGSLF, from the coding sequence ATGGCTATTCACATCGGATGCGGAAGTTGGAGAGACGACGAGTACGTGGGCGTGCTTTACCCGAAGAAGCTGCCCGAGAAGCGGCGGCTGGCGTTTTATACGAAGTGGTTCGACCGGGTGGAGCTCAACGCGACTTACCACGCGCTGCCGAAAAGAGAGCACGTGCAGGCGTGGGAGGCGCAGACGCCGGCGGGATTTTTCTTCGACGTGAAGCTGCCGAGGGGTTTTTCGGACGATCCGTCGGCGGCGGCGCAGAGTGGTTTGTGCGAGCGGATGCACGAGATGATCGGGCCGTTTGTTGAAGCGAAGAAATTCGGAGTGTTTCTGCTCACGCTGTCGCCCTCGTTCACGACGAAGAAGCATAGCCTGGAAGAACTGGACGAGGTGGTGGAGAAGCTGCGCCCGCATCGGATTGCAGTAGAGTTTCGCAACCGGGAGTGGGTTGACGGGAAACGGCTGGCGGAGGCGCTGGAGTATTTTCGGAGCCGCCAGCTGGTCTGGGTGGCGCTCGATCTGCCGCGGATCGATTCGCCGAAATTGCTCCCGGCGATCGATGAAGTGACCCATCCGGACGTGGCGTACATGCGGCTGCATGGGCGGAATCCGGATTATCTCCTGGGTGAGAACGCGAAGGATAAACATCGGTACGCGTATACGGAGAGAGACTTGAAAGAGATTGCGGCGCGCATCCAGAAGCTGGCGACGAAAGCGAAGGATGTACACGTGAGCGTGAACAACCACGCGGAGGATTTTGCGCCGAAGGCGGCGATCGCCCTGCGGCGGATTCTGGGGCAGCCGGTGCTGCCGGGCATTCCGGAAATCCCGGATGGCGGCGATCAAGGCTCTTTGTTTTAA
- a CDS encoding DUF1810 domain-containing protein — translation MTSDQSLERFKKAQDDPNSGFAIALAEMQAGKKTSHWIWYVLPQLASLGRSDTARFYGIADLAEARAYLNDPVLSERLMRVMEVIAEQLKNGVSLPVLMGSEGDCVKLMSCTTLFQHVAKNLDSGASAQRFEKLSAVCGEIIGLAEKQGYARCSLTDAVCGGGSE, via the coding sequence ATGACATCCGACCAATCGCTCGAACGTTTCAAGAAGGCTCAAGATGATCCGAACTCAGGTTTCGCGATAGCGCTCGCGGAGATGCAGGCCGGCAAAAAGACCAGCCACTGGATCTGGTACGTGCTGCCGCAGCTCGCGAGTCTGGGGCGATCGGATACGGCGCGGTTTTATGGGATCGCCGATCTTGCGGAAGCGCGGGCGTATTTGAACGATCCGGTTCTGTCAGAGCGGCTGATGCGAGTGATGGAGGTGATTGCGGAGCAGCTGAAGAATGGCGTGAGTCTGCCGGTGTTGATGGGCAGCGAAGGCGACTGCGTGAAGCTTATGTCTTGCACCACGTTGTTTCAACACGTGGCGAAGAACCTGGACTCGGGGGCGAGTGCGCAACGTTTCGAGAAACTCTCGGCAGTGTGCGGTGAAATTATCGGGCTGGCGGAAAAACAAGGCTACGCGAGATGCTCACTGACGGATGCGGTCTGCGGCGGTGGTAGCGAATAG